From Sinorhizobium sp. B11:
GACTTTCGAGGATCGCCCGGACCACCGCTTCCGGCGGATCGTCGGCATTGATCGCCCGCATCGCCATGCGGTGGACCATGATATCCGAAAGCTCGAGTTCGCCGAGATCGAGTACGCCCCCGAGACGGTCACGGTCGGCCTTGACGACGGAACCCTCGCGATGCAGCAGGTCGACGGCGCCGCGCAGCTCTTCATGGGCTGACAGCATCGAGACTTCGCGCGACAGGTTGATCCCGAAAAGACCAAGGATCTTGCGCACGATCGCATTGACGAAGGAAGAGATTGGGCCGACCACGGCGACGAAGAGCCGCGTCGGTATTGCAACGTTGAGCGCAAAGCGCTCCGGCTTGGAGATCGCCCAGCTCTTCGGCAGAACCTCTGCGAAGATTACGAGGATGATGGTCATGGCAAGCGTTGCCAGTGCCACGCCGGAATTGCCGAAGATCCCCAGAAACACGCTTGTCGCCAGCGACGACGACAGGATGTTGGCGAGATTATTGCCGATCAGCAGCGCACCGATCAGCCGGTCACGACGCTCGATGAGGGTTCTGACGAGACCGGCACGCTCATCGCCATTGGCTTCCAGCGTATGGATCCGACTTCTCGAAACGGCAGTCAGCGCGGTCTCGGATCCTGAAAAGAAGGCAGACATCAACACCAGGGCCACGATCGAAACGATCTCCGGCCAGTAGACCGACAAAAACGCCAGGGTGCCCTCGACTGACATTAGGGATGTTTTTCCTTGAGAAAGCTGACCACTTCGGAAGCCGGCACGTCGTCGGCGACGAAAGACTGCCCGATGCCGCGGGTGAGAATGAAGGTGAGCTTGCCGCCCTTGACCTTCTTGTCCTGCGCGATCGCATCCATCAGCACTTCGGCCGGCGGCAGGGCGCCCGGAATTTCCGACATGCGGGTCGGCAAGCCGACCGCCTTCAGATGCGCCTCGACCCGGCGGGCGTCGTCCGGGCTCGCAAGGTTCATGCGCGCCGAAAATTCATGCGCCAGCACCATGCCGATTGAAACCCCTTCGCCATGAACAAGCCGGCTGCTGTCATAGGCGGTCGCAGCCTCCAGCGCATGGCCGAACGTATGGCCAAGATTGAGCAGTGCCCGCTGGCCGTTTTCACGCTCGTCCGCGACGACGACATCCGCCTTTGCCTGGCAGCTGACGGCAATCGCTTCGATGCGCGCAGAGCCACCGGCAAAGACTGCCTGCCAGTTGTTCTCCAGCCAGGCAAAGAAATCCGGCTTGTCGATCAGGCCGTATTTGGCAACTTCGGCGTAGCCGGCACGGAATTCGCGCTCACTCAGGGAATTCAGAACATCGGTATCGGCGAGAACTAGGTCCGGCTGATGAAAAACGCCGATGAGGTTTTTGCCGTGGCGGCTGTTGATCCCGGTCTTGCCGCCGACGGAGGAATCCACCTGGGCCAGCAGCGAGGTCGGCACCTGCACGAATCGCACACCCCGCCTGATAATACCGGCAGCAAAACCCGAGAGGTCGCCGATGACGCCGCCGCCGAGTGCGATGACATAGTCATTGCGTTCGACGCGCGCTTCCAGAACCTTGTCGCAGACATTGATCAGATGCTCGAAGCTCTTGGTCTTCTCGCCGGCCGGCAAGACGACTGCCGCCGAGGCGA
This genomic window contains:
- a CDS encoding HlyC/CorC family transporter — its product is MSVEGTLAFLSVYWPEIVSIVALVLMSAFFSGSETALTAVSRSRIHTLEANGDERAGLVRTLIERRDRLIGALLIGNNLANILSSSLATSVFLGIFGNSGVALATLAMTIILVIFAEVLPKSWAISKPERFALNVAIPTRLFVAVVGPISSFVNAIVRKILGLFGINLSREVSMLSAHEELRGAVDLLHREGSVVKADRDRLGGVLDLGELELSDIMVHRMAMRAINADDPPEAVVRAILESPYTRMPLWRGTIDNIIGVVHAKDLLRALAEPNMEPQQLDIVKIAQKPWFVPDSTNLEDQLNAFLRRKQHFAVVVDEYGEVQGIVTLEDILEEIVGDISDEHDIDMQGVRQEADGSIVVDGGVPIRDLNRALDWNLPDEEATTIAGLVIHESMTIPEERQAFTFYGKRFVVMKREKNRITKLRIRPAEEDETKPA
- the aroB gene encoding 3-dehydroquinate synthase, which encodes MNAITPGSAVRKVHVPLGERAYDIMIGPGLIAGAGAEIASRLKGRKAAIITDEHVAPLYLDALEASLNAAGIASAAVVLPAGEKTKSFEHLINVCDKVLEARVERNDYVIALGGGVIGDLSGFAAGIIRRGVRFVQVPTSLLAQVDSSVGGKTGINSRHGKNLIGVFHQPDLVLADTDVLNSLSEREFRAGYAEVAKYGLIDKPDFFAWLENNWQAVFAGGSARIEAIAVSCQAKADVVVADERENGQRALLNLGHTFGHALEAATAYDSSRLVHGEGVSIGMVLAHEFSARMNLASPDDARRVEAHLKAVGLPTRMSEIPGALPPAEVLMDAIAQDKKVKGGKLTFILTRGIGQSFVADDVPASEVVSFLKEKHP